A single Vigna radiata var. radiata cultivar VC1973A chromosome 8, Vradiata_ver6, whole genome shotgun sequence DNA region contains:
- the LOC106771858 gene encoding LEAF RUST 10 DISEASE-RESISTANCE LOCUS RECEPTOR-LIKE PROTEIN KINASE-like 2.1 isoform X2: MFSVFNHLHPQLQRKPSKMINPNTQFFILKPFCFPIIIFFLLAQITSSQVDPKFVACAPKTCPNNNQSISFPFYIRGTQEPYCGSPGFEISCSPDGFPILNLSHTQYLVHHIFYQSQSLRVSNAAFSTLQSNTTRGCLVPTQNLTLPPTNVFRVGPNQRDMVLFYGCDAPSLHEHRVGCSAENETSYVLALDKRDENISVVGENCKGEVVDTVVEDGIGGVAEALSKGFLLSWTASNCSVCNSTGGRCGFDSDMYAFRCYCTDRVHSAKCGADDPALAVGVVGVVVVVVLACWFRTKIFPSSLLFRRDNPTHHVIQKILKEHGPLPITRHNYSEIKKMTNSFKNKLGQGGFGTVYKGKLHDGRVVAVKILAESKGNGEDFINEVASISTTSHVNVVRLLGFCFDGSKRALIYEFMTNGSLDKFIYQDKNPLQVTHQLDCQIMYNIAIGIARGLEYLHRGCNTRILHFDIKPHNILLDENFSPKISDFGLAKICPTRESAVSITGARGTAGYIAPEVFCRNFGAVSHKSDVYSYGMMILEMVGGRKNIKVEVDRSSELYFPHWIYDRLESNQELDLQIVRNEGDDKMMRKMAVVGLWCIQTHPSSRPTISSVVEMLEKKVELLELPPKPFLSSPSPSPLHLSQDTL; this comes from the exons ATGTTTTCAGTCTTCAATCATCTCCATCCACAGCTACAGAGAAAACCTTCAAAGATGATAAACCCAAACACCCAGTTTTTTATCCTCAAACCCTTCTGTTTtcccatcatcatcttcttcctccttgcCCAAATCACTTCTTCTCAAGTCGACCCTAAATTCGTTGCATGTGCACCCAAAACCTGCCCCAACAACAACCAATCTATAAGCTTTCCTTTTTACATTCGAGGAACGCAAGAACCTTACTGTGGGAGCCCTGGTTTTGAAATCTCCTGTTCTCCAGATGGCTTCCCTATCCTCAATCTCTCTCACACTCAATACCTAGTTCATCATATCTTCTACCAAAGTCAGTCCCTTCGTGTGTCCAACGCCGCGTTCTCAACTTTGCAATCCAACACCACCAGAGGTTGTCTTGTTCCAACTCAGAATCTCACTCTTCCTCCTACTAACGTGTTCCGTGTTGGTCCGAATCAAAGGGACATGGTGTTGTTCTACGGCTGTGACGCACCTTCGCTTCACGAACACAGAGTTGGGTGTTCTGCAGAAAACGAGACGAGTTATGTTTTGGCATTGGATAAAAGAGATGAAAATATAAGCGTTGTGGGAGAGAACTGTAAGGGTGAGGTGGTGGATACGGTTGTGGAAGATGGAATAGGAGGGGTTGCTGAAGCGTTGAGCAAAGGGTTTTTGCTGTCGTGGACTGCAAGTAACTGCAGCGTCTGCAACAGCACCGGAGGGAGGTGCGGTTTCGATTCAGATATGTACGCTTTCAGGTGTTATTGCACTGACAGAGTTCATTCTGCCAAATGTGGAGCGGATGATCCAG CTTTGGCAGTGGGGGTTGTTGGAGTTGTAGTGGTGGTGGTCTTGGCTTGTTGGTTTAGGACAAAGATCTTTCCCTCGTCTCTTTTGTTTCGGAGGGATAACCCAACCCATCATGTTATTCAGAAGATTTTGAAGGAACACGGACCTCTTCCTATAACTAGGCACAATTATTCAGAGATTAAGAAAATGACCAACTCTTTTAAAAACAAGTTGGGGCAAGGAGGCTTCGGTACCGTATATAAAGGGAAGTTACATGATGGACGTGTTGTTGCAGTAAAGATTTTAGCTGAATCGAAAGGCAACGGAGAAGATTTTATCAATGAAGTCGCAAGTATTAGTACAACTTCACATGTTAACGTTGTCAGACTCCTAGGATTTTGTTTTGATGGTTCTAAACGTGCTCTGATATATGAGTTTATGACTAATGGATCTCTTGACAAGTTCATATATCAAGACAAAAATCCATTACAGGTTACTCATCAATTGGATTGCCAGATAATGTATAACATTGCAATTGGCATTGCTCGTGGATTGGAGTATTTACACAGAGGTTGCAACACTAGAATCTTGCATTTTGACATAAAACCTCACAACATATTACTGGATGAGAATTTTAGCCCCAAAATCTCAGATTTTGGACTTGCAAAAATATGTCCAACAAGAGAAAGTGCGGTATCAATTACTGGTGCAAGGGGAACTGCAGGTTATATTGCTCCAGAAGTTTTCTGCAGAAACTTTGGCGCCGTGTCACATAAATCGGATGTTTACAGTTATGGAATGATGATCTTGGAAATGGTTGGAGGAAGAAAGAATATAAAGGTTGAAGTCGATCGTTCAAGTGAATTGTATTTTCCTCATTGGATTTACGATCGTCTTGAATCAAATCAAGAGCTTGATCTACAAATTGTAAGGAATGAAGGTGATGACAAAATGATGAGGAAAATGGCAGTGGTAGGTTTGTGGTGCATACAAACCCACCCTTCAAGTCGACCAACAATAAGTAGCGTGGTAGAAATGTTAGAGAAAAAAGTTGAATTATTGGAACTTCCGCCTAAACCGTTTTTGTCTTCTCCTTCACCATCTCCGCTTCATTTGTCACAGGACACACTATAG
- the LOC111242403 gene encoding LEAF RUST 10 DISEASE-RESISTANCE LOCUS RECEPTOR-LIKE PROTEIN KINASE-like 1.2, whose product MFSVFNHLPHQQLERKPSKMINQNTQFFILKPLLFSITNSYIIIFCLLAQITSSQVDPKFVACAPKTCPNNNQSISFPFYIQGTQEPYCGSPGFEISCSLDGFPILNLSHTQYLIHQIFYQNQSLRLSNAAFSALQSNTTRGCLVPTQNLTLPPTKVFGVAPNQTDMVLFYGCDASTLHDQRVGCSVENETSSVLALDKRDKNISFMAKSCKGDVVNTVVEDGTGGVDEALRKGFLLSWTASNCTPCNSTE is encoded by the exons ATGTTTTCCGTCTTCAATCATCTCCCCCATCAACAACTAGAGAGAAAACCTTCAAAGATGATAAACCAAAACACCCAATTTTTTATCCTCAAACCCCTCCTTTTTTCCATTACCAATTCCTACATCATCATCTTTTGCCTCCTTGCCCAAATCACTTCTTCTCAA GTCGACCCTAAATTCGTTGCATGTGCACCCAAAACCTGCCCCAACAACAACCAATCTATTAGCTTTCCTTTTTACATCCAAGGAACGCAAGAACCTTATTGTGGGAGTCCTGGTTTTGAAATCTCCTGTTCTCTAGATGGCTTCCCTATCCTCAATCTCTCTCACACCCAATACCTCATTCATCAAATCTTCTACCAAAATCAGTCCCTGCGACTGTCCAATGCCGCGTTCTCAGCTTTGCAATCAAACACCACCAGGGGTTGTCTTGTGCCAACTCAGAATCTCACTCTTCCTCCTACTAAAGTATTCGGTGTTGCTCCGAATCAAACGGACATGGTGTTGTTCTACGGCTGTGACGCATCTACCCTTCACGATCAGAGAGTTGGGTGTTCTGTAGAAAACGAGACAAGTTCCGTTTTGGCATTGGATAAAAGGGATAAAAATATAAGCTTTATGGCGAAGAGTTGCAAGGGTGATGTGGTGAATACGGTGGTGGAAGATGGAACGGGAGGGGTTGATGAAGCGTTGAGAAAAGGGTTTTTGCTGTCATGGACTGCGAGTAATTGCACCCCATGCAACAGCACCGAGTGA
- the LOC106771858 gene encoding LEAF RUST 10 DISEASE-RESISTANCE LOCUS RECEPTOR-LIKE PROTEIN KINASE-like 2.1 isoform X1, whose translation MFSVFNHLHPQLQRKPSKMINPNTQFFILKPFCFPIIIFFLLAQITSSQVDPKFVACAPKTCPNNNQSISFPFYIRGTQEPYCGSPGFEISCSPDGFPILNLSHTQYLVHHIFYQSQSLRVSNAAFSTLQSNTTRGCLVPTQNLTLPPTNVFRVGPNQRDMVLFYGCDAPSLHEHRVGCSAENETSYVLALDKRDENISVVGENCKGEVVDTVVEDGIGGVAEALSKGFLLSWTASNCSVCNSTGGRCGFDSDMYAFRCYCTDRVHSAKCGADDPGITNKNSATMVKIALAVGVVGVVVVVVLACWFRTKIFPSSLLFRRDNPTHHVIQKILKEHGPLPITRHNYSEIKKMTNSFKNKLGQGGFGTVYKGKLHDGRVVAVKILAESKGNGEDFINEVASISTTSHVNVVRLLGFCFDGSKRALIYEFMTNGSLDKFIYQDKNPLQVTHQLDCQIMYNIAIGIARGLEYLHRGCNTRILHFDIKPHNILLDENFSPKISDFGLAKICPTRESAVSITGARGTAGYIAPEVFCRNFGAVSHKSDVYSYGMMILEMVGGRKNIKVEVDRSSELYFPHWIYDRLESNQELDLQIVRNEGDDKMMRKMAVVGLWCIQTHPSSRPTISSVVEMLEKKVELLELPPKPFLSSPSPSPLHLSQDTL comes from the exons ATGTTTTCAGTCTTCAATCATCTCCATCCACAGCTACAGAGAAAACCTTCAAAGATGATAAACCCAAACACCCAGTTTTTTATCCTCAAACCCTTCTGTTTtcccatcatcatcttcttcctccttgcCCAAATCACTTCTTCTCAAGTCGACCCTAAATTCGTTGCATGTGCACCCAAAACCTGCCCCAACAACAACCAATCTATAAGCTTTCCTTTTTACATTCGAGGAACGCAAGAACCTTACTGTGGGAGCCCTGGTTTTGAAATCTCCTGTTCTCCAGATGGCTTCCCTATCCTCAATCTCTCTCACACTCAATACCTAGTTCATCATATCTTCTACCAAAGTCAGTCCCTTCGTGTGTCCAACGCCGCGTTCTCAACTTTGCAATCCAACACCACCAGAGGTTGTCTTGTTCCAACTCAGAATCTCACTCTTCCTCCTACTAACGTGTTCCGTGTTGGTCCGAATCAAAGGGACATGGTGTTGTTCTACGGCTGTGACGCACCTTCGCTTCACGAACACAGAGTTGGGTGTTCTGCAGAAAACGAGACGAGTTATGTTTTGGCATTGGATAAAAGAGATGAAAATATAAGCGTTGTGGGAGAGAACTGTAAGGGTGAGGTGGTGGATACGGTTGTGGAAGATGGAATAGGAGGGGTTGCTGAAGCGTTGAGCAAAGGGTTTTTGCTGTCGTGGACTGCAAGTAACTGCAGCGTCTGCAACAGCACCGGAGGGAGGTGCGGTTTCGATTCAGATATGTACGCTTTCAGGTGTTATTGCACTGACAGAGTTCATTCTGCCAAATGTGGAGCGGATGATCCAG GGATAACCAATAAGAACAGCGCTACAATGGTGAAAATAG CTTTGGCAGTGGGGGTTGTTGGAGTTGTAGTGGTGGTGGTCTTGGCTTGTTGGTTTAGGACAAAGATCTTTCCCTCGTCTCTTTTGTTTCGGAGGGATAACCCAACCCATCATGTTATTCAGAAGATTTTGAAGGAACACGGACCTCTTCCTATAACTAGGCACAATTATTCAGAGATTAAGAAAATGACCAACTCTTTTAAAAACAAGTTGGGGCAAGGAGGCTTCGGTACCGTATATAAAGGGAAGTTACATGATGGACGTGTTGTTGCAGTAAAGATTTTAGCTGAATCGAAAGGCAACGGAGAAGATTTTATCAATGAAGTCGCAAGTATTAGTACAACTTCACATGTTAACGTTGTCAGACTCCTAGGATTTTGTTTTGATGGTTCTAAACGTGCTCTGATATATGAGTTTATGACTAATGGATCTCTTGACAAGTTCATATATCAAGACAAAAATCCATTACAGGTTACTCATCAATTGGATTGCCAGATAATGTATAACATTGCAATTGGCATTGCTCGTGGATTGGAGTATTTACACAGAGGTTGCAACACTAGAATCTTGCATTTTGACATAAAACCTCACAACATATTACTGGATGAGAATTTTAGCCCCAAAATCTCAGATTTTGGACTTGCAAAAATATGTCCAACAAGAGAAAGTGCGGTATCAATTACTGGTGCAAGGGGAACTGCAGGTTATATTGCTCCAGAAGTTTTCTGCAGAAACTTTGGCGCCGTGTCACATAAATCGGATGTTTACAGTTATGGAATGATGATCTTGGAAATGGTTGGAGGAAGAAAGAATATAAAGGTTGAAGTCGATCGTTCAAGTGAATTGTATTTTCCTCATTGGATTTACGATCGTCTTGAATCAAATCAAGAGCTTGATCTACAAATTGTAAGGAATGAAGGTGATGACAAAATGATGAGGAAAATGGCAGTGGTAGGTTTGTGGTGCATACAAACCCACCCTTCAAGTCGACCAACAATAAGTAGCGTGGTAGAAATGTTAGAGAAAAAAGTTGAATTATTGGAACTTCCGCCTAAACCGTTTTTGTCTTCTCCTTCACCATCTCCGCTTCATTTGTCACAGGACACACTATAG